The Pseudodesulfovibrio sediminis genome includes the window TCCCTGCCGGAAATGATGGCCCTTAACCTGCAGTCTCTGGATAGGGTGCAAAAGGATATTGATGCTCGTCAGGAAATGGTCAAAACCCTGGTGGATCGGAAGGTCTATCTGGAAGGCCAGTTGGCGACTGTCGATCAGACGGCGTATTCGTACACCGCTGAAGGGCAACGGATCATGACGCCTGAAGAAGAACTGAAGTCACTGCGCAGTCAATACCTCTCAGCCAAAGCCATCCATTCGGAAAAGCACCCTGATGTCGTCAAGCTCACCGGCCAGATAGCGTTGCTGGAAGCGGAGTTGACGGCCAGAAACACGGCACGGGATATAAACGCCGAGCTTGAGTCCTGGCGTCGGAAACTCACAAGCCTGGAGCGTCAATACACCGGACAGCATCCCGATGTCATCAAAGCCAGAAGTCGCGTCGCCAGCCTTGAGAAAGCCCAGGCGCAAGCGGAAGCAGACAATCATCAGGGTATGTTGAAGCTGGATGTGGATTTGGATCAGGAAAATCCCGCTTATATCAATCTCAAGACGCAGATTGAGGCGACAACGCTTGAGATTCGCAATGAGCGACAAATGCTCGTTGAGTTGCGCAGGAAGTATGATGAGTATGTGGGCTATATTGAGCACAGTCCGCAAGTTGAACAGACCTATCTGCAACTGCAGCGTGACTATCAGAATTCAAGCCAGAAATATCAGGAGACGATGCAGAAGGTTCTGGCCGCACGGCAGGCTCAGGAACTTGAAAAAGAGCATGTCAGCGAAAAGTTCTCTTTGGTCGAACCGCCTGTACTGCCCGAAAAGCCCTACAAACCTCGAAGAGCAGTGTTGTTCGTTGTCGCAATGGTGCTTTCAATCGGGGTGGGCATAGGTTGCATATTGATGGCGGAGCTTCTGGACAGCTCTGTTCATGACGATGGGACCCTGTCCGGGATGATACCTGCGCCTGTTCTCGGGGTCATCCCCTATGTCCAGACTGCCAAGGAGATCAGGAGACAACGGAGGCGCAAGGTGTTCCTGGTGGTTGCCTCCGTGGGGGGCGTTGTAATGGTAACGCTCCTGTTCCATGTTTTTGTTCTTCCGATTGATATTCTTTTCTTCAAAATAATCAACAAGGTGCAGAGAATTGTCTAACGCTCTGTGCAGTAAGGATATTCAATGAGCAAGATAGCGAAAGCATTGAAAAAGGCCCAGGTGGAAAGGCCGGAAGATGTCCATATTGGAACCCGAAATCGTTCCCGCTCTTCCATGGGAAAGGCCTGGGAAGGGCAGAGCTACAAGAATATGCCGGTTCAGGAGGCCCCTGACGGGCACTTGGAGAAGAATCGTTTGCTGACAGATGGCAGCGCCCAGCATATCCGGGACGCCTTTAACGTGCTGCGGGCAAAGCTCTTTCAGAATACGCGCAACAAGGGGCTGAATTCCATCATGGTGACAAGCCCAAGGCGTGGCGAAGGCAAAACGATTGTTGCCATCAATCTGGCCATGAGCATTGCTCGGGACGCGCGACATACAGCCTTGCTGGTCGATACCAACCTGCGATGGCCCGGGGTCGCAAAAACGCTTGGCGTCTGCCGGGGCGGTGAAGCGGGCCTTGAAGACTATCTGGTCGGTAAGGTCGAACCGTCCGAGCTCATGGTCAATCCGGGGATTGAAAACCTCGTGGTGCTGCCCTCTTGTCAGGCGACATCCGAGTCTGCCGATTTGATCAGCTCTTTTAAAATGCAGCAGATGGTTCGGGAATTCAAAAGACAGTCTTCTGATCGGTATGTCGTTTTTGACTGTCCACACCTTCTGGATATGCCGGACTCCCTGGTCTTCTCAACATATGTAGACGGCGTAATTCTGGTTGTTGAAGAAGGAAAGACGTCTCAAGCCGATATCAGAGCTTCTGTTGAGATGCTGGGAGAGGCCCACATTATTGGTGTCATCCTCAACAAACACATAACCCAGTAGGCTGTCATGTTTTGTGATTTCTACAAATTAAAAGAAAATCCCTTCAACATAATCCCGAACCCCGGGATTCTGTATGAGAGTGAAAAGCATGCACTTGCTCTGATATATCTACGATATGGTTTTTCGGAGAACATGGGGCTGGTGCTTTTTACCGGGGATATCGGAACAGGGAAAACGACCCTGCTGAAGTATCTTCTTACGGAACTGACCGACGAGACCGAGGTCGCTGTCGTTTTCAATACGAACGTGGGTGCCGAAGAGCTTCTGCGATTGATCATGATTGAGTTTGAAGTTGAAGGTGTCGGCACGGACAAGTCCAGGAATCTGGATATGCTCAATCAGTATTTGATTGGCGTGTACCAACAGGGCCGCCGGTGTCTGCTGGTTATCGATGAGGGGCAGAACCTCTCGGCAGATGCCTTGGAAGAAGTCCGGCTACTTTCGAATTTGCAGACGGACACACAGCCATTGCTTCAGATTGTTCTGGCTGGCCAGCCGGAGTTGCGGGAGACCATTCAGAGCCCCGGGTTTGAGCAGTTGGCGCAGCGTGTTGCCATCAAATATCATCTGACGCCCCTCTCCCGTGAAGAGCTTGGTGAATACATTCAGTACAGGTTGAAGATGGCGGGTTCCAGTGATGGAAAGCTGTTTTCCGACGCCGCTCTGGATCTTCTCTATGAAGCTGCCGGCGGGGTTCCGCGTTCGACCAATATCCTGTGCAATGCCGCCCTTGTCTATGGGTACGCGGATTCTCTGGAGCAGATATCCAAGAGCGTCATGCAGCAGGTCATTGATGACAACCTCATCATGCAACCAGGCCTTGAGCCCGGAGAGTTTGCGGTTGAGGCTGGACATTCCCCTGTCGCTGAAGGCGAAAGCCTGGGCAAGGTTGACGAGTCTGTCCTGAATCGAGTGCGCGCGTTGGAGGGGCAGGTTGCCAACCTCACGGCCATGGTGAGCTGGCAGGCCGGACAGATTGATGGCTCCCTCGCCAAGGGGCATGAAAATATAATCAAGTCATTGACTGATCTCCTTGATAAGGAGCGCGTTCGATCAGAGGAATATTACGGGCGTTTCTTAGCCTTGTCTTACGAGCAGAAGCGTTTGAAATCACGAATTGAGAGTCGTTCCAGTCCGTGCATGGGAAAAAATGATCTGGAAGAGAACGCTCTGGAAGAGAAGGGTGAAGTGATTCGAAAGAAGAACTTGTTGAAGGCTTTTTCCAATCTGTTTTTTGCCTTCTGTATGTAGCGCCCTTCCCGAACGGAGAAAATAGAACTGGTGGACTCGATGATGTGCAGGTTGATCGGAGTACATGGGTATTCTTTTGGGGTGATTCGTTTGTCTCATTGCGGTCGTCTTTTTCTTCAAAAGAGTAATGATGAAGATACCAGACGGGAGCTGATATATGTATAAAGAACAAGTATATGTCACAACGAGTGTCGCCTTGTTGCTGGACGGTCTCGTTATTATCATAGGTGGCTATGGCGCGTTCTACATCCGGTATGTGGTGGGCGGCTCTTCGTTGGTCATGGAGGGAAGCCTGTTCATCTCCATTGTCCTGTTTCTGATGCTTATTAACTGCTATGTGTTTGGACAACTCGGCTTTTATGCTTCGGATTTCAATCCTCCGCCCTGGTGTGCCTTGAGAAAGATTGTCTTTGCCGTTGCCGTTGATTTTTCCCTGCTGACCCTGGGCTTGTTTTTTCTCAAGTCCGAGAGCATATCTCGAATATTCCTGGGGTCATACGCCATTCTGGTCTTTATCGGACTGGTGTTCATCCGCGCTCTTCTCTTTTTCTTCTTTCGTCGGCGAAGCGATGCCTATGGTTTGAGAAGGGTTTTGCTCATAGGCAGCGCGGACAGGGTTCAGGCGCTGTACGACGCCTTCCAGCGGCAAAAGAGCTGGGGGCATTCTCTTGTCGGCTCGCTCTCCGTTGGCTCCATCTGTGAGATTCAGGGGGTTCCGTACCTGGGAGTGGCCGATGACCTTGCGGCCATCACCACAGAAAAGGACATAGACGAAGTCGTTTTTACTGTGGCGGGAGGAGTCCCGTTTGATTTCCCCCGCTATTTGGATATCTGCAAAAGCATGGGGTTAACCTGCAGTATCGTGCCCGCCATGTTCACTCCTCAAGATGGTAAATGGGGGGTCAAGGTTAGCAGTATTGATGATATCCCGGTCCTGAGTCTCTACGGCTTGTCTATCGATGCTCAAGGCTTGTTTTACAAGCGCCTGCTTGATCTCATCGGTGGAGCTGTCGGCTTCATCATCTTCGCTTTACTGTATATCCCCATTGCAATCGCCATCCGGGCCGAGTCTTCAGGGCCGATTCTCTTTTCCCAGGTCAGGGTTGGTCAGAACAACAGGAAGTTCAGGCTGTATAAATTCAGATCTATGTACTGCGACGCTGAAGAGCGAAAGAAGGAGCTGATGGCCCAGAACGAGATGAACGGGCATATGTTCAAGATGCAGAATGATCCCCGGGTGACGCGCGTCGGAGCCTTTCTTCGGAAAACGTCTCTGGATGAATTTCCGCAGTTCATCAACGTGGTTCGAGGCGAGATGAGTCTGGTGGGGACGCGGCCGCCGACGCCGGACGAAGTTGCACATTACACCGAGTCTGAGCGGCGAAGAATCTCCATGAAACCGGGAGTTACCGGGTTGTGGCAGGTCTCTGGTCGTAATCAGATAAACGAATTTTCAGACGTAGTGCGTCTTGATCTTGATTATATTGATGAATGGCGTTTTATGCGCGATCTTAAAATCTTATTCAAAACTGTCTGGGTAATCTTTCGTAGAGAAGGAGCATCTTGATACATGTCTGCACTTGGAGTCAGTTCGATGATGAAAAAAATATGCTTATGTGTGCTGTGTGCCCTGGTTCTTGTCGGTTGTTCTTCCTCTAAAGAAAGGGGGGCTGAATATACTGAGCGTGCGATGCAGTATTATGAGCAGGGCAAAATAGCAGAAGCCAAGGTTGAGGCGAAGAATGCGATCAAGCTCGCCCCGAAAAATGCAAAGGCATTTCTTGTGTTGGCCAATTGCGCCGCTACGGAGCAGGATTGGGGTGCCGCTTTCGGCGCTTATGAGCAGGCCGCTCAGCTTGATCCGGATTTGTTGGACGCCCAGCTTGGCCTGGGTAGAATGTTCCTGCTGTCGCAGCAGTACGATAAGGTCAATGAAATCGTTGAGCTTGTCTTGGCCAAGGACGAGGAAAACATTGATGCACACCTCTTGAAGGCGGGGAGCCTGCTTCAGTCTGAAAAATATGAAGGGGCCCAGTCTCTGCTCAAAACCATCCTGGCCGAGCATCCCGAGAACACCGACGCCGTCATGGGCCTCGTATCGGTGTATCAAAGAAAGGGGGCGACTCAGGCGGCAGTCGACATTCTGGACAAGGCATTACGGGCAATGCCCGACAGCGTTGCGTTGCAGTATAAGGCCGCATCCCTGGCAGGGGATATGGAGGAGTATGCCAAGGCTGAAGAGCATTACATGAAACTCCTTGATCTAGCCGAAAAAAAAGATCCTGTGCGGTTGATGATCGCGCGGTTGTATGAACGTTCGGGAGAAAAGGTCAAAGCCGAGTCGATGCTCAGAGAGTTGGCGAGTTCCAACCCGGAGAATGTCGAATTCAGATTAGGGCTTGTGGGATTCCTCGTTCGAAACAAGGACTACGACAAGGCTTTGGCCGTCGTTGAAGAGGCATCAGAGGAATCAACCGATGACATACGGATACTGATGGCCCGTGCGGATATTCTCATTGCCAAGAAGAAGTATGATGAAGCGGTATCCGTTCTGCAGGATGTGGTGGAGGAGTATCCGGATCTGCCGATGTCGGCAAAGGCGTTTGTAAAACTCGCCGCTTTGTACCTCATGGAAGAGAATTTTGAGTCGGCCCTTGCTTCGCTTGAAGAAGCCCTTGTACGCGACTCATCCCCGGAGGTCCTGTTCCTCAGGGCGCAAGCCCGGTTGGGGCTGAATGATACCGAGGGTGCGATCGCTGACTTGAGAATTGTCAGAAAGGAGCTGCCGGAGAACTATGCCGCGCGGCAGTTGCTCGCCAGAGCCTATCTGGCTCAGGACAAGGGCCTGATGGCTGTAGAGGAGCTTCATGATATCCTTGAAAGCAATGGGGACTACTCTCCTTCCCGGAGTCTTCTCGTCAAGTATTATGCTCGATACGGGCAGTGGGACCTCGCAGAAGAGGAACTGCACAGGCTCCTGGAGCAAACACCTGACGATCCTTCTTTGCTGCTGGCACTCGGAGATGCCAAAAAGATGCAGGGAGCGTCTGCCGAGGCAAAGACCTATTATGAATCCGTACTCAAATTGCCTGAAGGACACGGCCCGGCATTGTTGCGACTGGGGTTGGTGGCAGAGGCAGAAAAGGAATACGCCAAAGCTATTGCGTACTATGAAAAGACGTTGAAACTCCACCCCAAGTCTGCGGCGGCGATAGAGCGGAAGCTGTTCGCACTCTTTGCCTGGGGCAGGATGGAGGAAGTGCGGGCGTTCCAGCAGCAGCTTCTGGACACCATGCCGGAGAGTGCTGCCCTGCACGACATGTTCGGACGGTTGGCGCTGTCTGGAAAAAACAGTGACCTTGCTGAGCAGGAATTCAGAAAGTCCAGTGAACTGGCTCCTGATTGGTCAGTGCCGTATCAGCGTCTGATCGGTATGCACTGGGCAGACAATGAAATAGACAAGGTCATCAGGGAGTGCCGTCTGGCGTTAAAGAAGAATCCGGATCTCTTTGTTGAGGAGTTCCTGCTTGGGCTGATATATCAGACGAAAGGGGACGTTATCCGCGCTACAAAGGCATACGAGTCTGTCCTGAAGAAGAAGCCCGACTTCCTGCCTGCGGCCAATAATCTTGCCTACCTCTACGCACAGACTGCGCAGGATGATGCCACCTTGGACAAGGCCCTGGACCTGGCAATGGTCGCTGCGGAAAAGGGGAACCCGGAAGCCATGGACACGCTTGGTTGGGTTTACCATCTGCAAGGTAACCGGGAACAGTCCATCGAAACCTTGAGCAAGGCCTATGAAAAGGTGCCCGACAATAAGGTGGTGGCCTACCACTTGGCCGTGGTGCTGGCAAAATGGTCGTACACGACCGAAGCGCGTAAAATCGTGAACAAGGCGTTGGCCGGCGGAGAGGTGTTTCCCGAGCGGAAAGACTTTGAAGAGTTGCTCAAGACGCTTTAGGGCAGCGTCCTTTTTCAGGATTCTGGCTTTGACATAATAAGAGCCGTTGCACTGTGCGTGCAACGGCTCTTATTTGTTGGGTGATCGTTTTTACTGCTGTTTGCTGCGCAGCCCAACCAGTCCGATCAAACCGGATATGAGGAGCAGGGCTGCTCCGGGAAGCGGTACGGGGCTGGTTTTTACTTCGGATATCGAGAAAGTGCCGTCCAGGACAATTTTATCCCAGGTTTTGCCGATAGCACCCGAAATGTCGCAGAAGTGCGTGGCGACATTTCCCAGATAGGCTGTGCCGGGGAGTGTATTCCAGGAATCATAGGTCATGTCATCCAGAACAACAGCGGCATCAAAAGCAATGGAAGCAGTAGGGTTTGGTACCATGAAATAGTCATACAGATTGCCGTCATGGATGAGGGTGAAGTCTGTAAATTCAGCAGATACACCTTCTTCCTGCATGGTAAATCCACTGGGGTCGGTTGCTGCTGGCAGGTTATCAAAGGAGAAAGTAGCCGCGTGACCACTTCCTGCTATGAGGACCAAAGCCAAAGAAAAGAAGAGGGCCATTTTTTTCATTTTTGAACTCCACGGGTTACAGGTTTCAATACTCCACAAAGGTCGTTTGCATTTGCTGTGCCATGGTAAAAAAGCTAGTTAAATCAGATGATAAGCACATTTTATCAAATGAGGAGAGCAGAATTCTTGTTTTTGCAGATACAGGCTGTAATGCGGGTCAGGGGCGCATCGTGGGCGACAAAAAAATCATATTCACCACCATTTCAAGTGGTTATAATATTTTATTGTCTGTCTTTTGCGCTCTTGAAACATCGCCAAAACGTATGTGCTGCAGGAGTATGCGGGGGGATTCATGTCTGATTTTTTCAGACTGCCAGGCGTTGGTGAAAGGTCAAATGACCCTTGTTACTTCATGCTTGCGAGTATCATTCAAGGGGCCTTAAGGCGATCCATAAAAAAAGGCTGATGCAGGACGCATCAGCCTTTGTTCATTCTGGTAGTCGGCCATCCTATTCAGTGATCACGATAAGGTGCATTTCGCGGGGGCCGTGCGCGCCGTGGACCATGTGGGCTTCGATGTCTGCGGTTTTTGACGGACCGGATATGAAATTGAAGGAGACCGGAAGCGATGCGCGGTTTTCCAGTTGGGCATACAGCTCGGGGAGGTCGGCCACCAGTTGGTCGAGCGTCAGGACGGCCACGTGAACCGAGGGGACGAGCGAGGTGGCTCTGCCCCGGCCCGGTCCTGCCATCACGGCGATGGCGCCGCAGTCGGCGGCACACCAGTCCGCGCCGGTGATGCCCATGTAGGCGGCCTCGGCCTGGTGGCGCAGGCGCAGTTTCTCTGTCAGTTCGTCCTTGTCGGGATCAATAGCGGATATATCGACGGCGATACCGTCCTGCTTGCAGTGTCCTTCCAGGTTCAGTCCATGCAGGAGCGGATTGTCGTGCATGGTGATCCGCTTTTCGCCGCCCCACTCCGTGTCCGTGGTCCGGGCTATCTCGGCGATGGTTTTGCCTGCCCCGTCAGTGGATGAAGCCGTGTGGATCCGGAGATTCAATATCGCGGCAAATTCCTTGAGCGTTGCCAGCAGATCCAGTCGTTCCTTACGGGTGCGGTTGGTCCGGGCGAGCAATGCATCCAGTTCGCCGGGCTCGCGGGAGTCGAAGAGCGGTTCCCTGACCGCCCTGGTCGAGCTGTTCCGGCCCAGAGCGTCCCGCAGTCGAGTGAAGAAGGTCTGTTCCGCATTATTCATTGGAGTCTCCTTTCAGTCGCGGAGCGTGCACGGTTTTCCATCGTTCGCCGAAGGTCTGTCGGGCAATGGGCGGGAAATCGCGGTCAGCTGTCCATTTGCCCAGGGGCCCGATGCCTTTTTTGAGCATCCCGTCACTCACGAAGGGAGCCTGGGCCAGCCGTCCCGTCTTGACCAGGAGATTGTAGGCCGTGCGGCTGGACATGGCCGCGTACCATCCTTTGAAGGCCAGAGCTTCGCCCTTGTCCACGGGGGCAACGTCCCATTGCTCGTCTCCGTAGGCGAGCATGTGGCGCAGCTCGGAGAGCATGCGCGGCAGGTCGTTGTTGACCGGACAGATGTCCTTGCACGCGCCGCACAGGCTTTCACCCCGGCAGAGGTCGGCGTGTTTGTTGACGCCGTTGAACAGCGGCATGACCACGGCGCCGATGGGACCGGGATAGGGCGCGTTGTACGCGTGCCCGCCGATACGCCCGTAGACCGGGCAGATGTTCAGGCAGCTGCCGCAGCGGATGCAGGACAGCACTTCGCGAAACCGGGGGTCGGCCAGCATCTTCATGCGTCCGTTGTCGATGATGACCAGATGAAATTCTTCGGGACCGTCTGGTTCTCCGGGCTGGCGCGGCCCGCCCAGAAAGCTGACGTAGGTGGAGATTTTCTGTGCCGCCGCACCGCGTGTGAGCAGGCGCAGGAGCATGTCGTGCTCGGCCAGGGTGGCGATGACGCGCTCCATGCCCATGAGGGCCACATGGACCTTGGGCATGGTGGTGGACATGCGGATGTTGCCTTCGTTGGATACCAGCGAGATGTGGCCGGTCTCGGCGCAGGCCAGGTTGCAGCCCGAGATGCCCATGTCCGCGGACAGGAGCTTTTCCCGCAGGGCCTTGCGGGCCGCCTTGGTCAGGGTCGGCGGGTCTTCGGAGTAGGGGATGCCCAGTTCTTTTTCGAACAGACGACCGATCTGCTGTTTGTCCATATGGATGCAGGGCGCGATGATATGAGAGGGTGCGTCGTGGGCAAGCTGGATGATGAATTCGCCGAGGTCGGTTTCCACCACCTCGATGTCGTGGGCTTCCAGCAGGTGGTCCACGCCGATTTCAGCGGAGGTCATGGACTTGCCTTTGACCACGCGCTTCACTTCGTTCTTTTGCGCAACCTTAAGGCAGTAGTTGCGGGCGTCCTCGGCAGTCTTCGCAAAGTAGACATGGCCGCCGTTGGCCCGGATTTTTTCTGTCAGGGTGGTGAGCACCTTGTCGAGGTTGTCCAGGGTGCGCATGCGCGCTTTCTTGGCCTTGTCGCGGAGTTCCTGAGAGATTTCTGTCTTCCAGAGGTGGCGGGTGCCTTTGCCGATACGGTCCTGGATCATGCGGATGGCGCTGTGCAGCCGTTCGTCGCCAAGCGCTTCGTTGGCCAGTTCCCGATAGGATTTGTCGCTCTGTTCGTGCATGGTTATTTTCCGGTGTTTGCCAGGATTTCGGCGATGTGCAGGGCGCGGACCGGGGAGTCGATCCGGCTCAGGCGTCCTTCGATATTCATGAGACAGCTGACGTCGCACCCGGCAACGGCATCGGCCCCGGTGGCGAGGATGGTCTGGATCTTGTCGTCGACCATGGCCGTGGAGATTTCAGGATACTTGACGCTGAAGGTGCCGCCGAAGCCGCAACACCTGTCGGACTCGTCCATCTCAATAAGGGAAAGACCGGGGATATTCTCCAGCAGCAGGCGGGGTTGCGAGCGGATGCCGAGTCCTCGCGAGAGGTGGCAGGAGTCGTGGTAGGTGACAGAGCCGTCAAAGCGGCTGTTCAGCTGACTGCCGGGGTCGGTGACGCCAAGGACATCAACCAGATATTCGGTGAATTCATAGGTGTTGGCCGCGACTTTTCTGGCTCGGGCGAGCATGGCCGGCTCGTCGCGGAACAGGTCGAGATAGTGGTGACGGACCATGTGGACGCAGGAGCCGGATGGGCAGACGATGGCATTGTGGTTTTCAAAAATGTCAATGAAGCGTCTGGCGGCCTTGGTCGCCTCCCGGCGGTAGCCGCTGTTAAAGGCCGGCTGACCGCAGCAGGTCTGATTTTCCGGGTAGACCATGGAGACGCCGAGGGTGTCGAGGACGTGAACCATGGCGTCGCCGATTTCGGGCTTCAGGCTGTCCACAAGGCATTGAATGAAGAGCGTGGCGGTATGTTTTGTCATATTTTTTACATCGTAAGGGAGTCATGCGTGAAAATAAGGTGCCGATGGTGCCTTCTCTTGTCTCAACTTGCAAGGAGTTTCATGTTGAGCTAGAAAAGCCAACGCCTTGGCGTATGTTGCACTCTTGTCAATTTTTACTTTTTTCCCTGAGAGGTCTCATGAAACGTTGTCTCCTCTGCTTCGCCATGGTGTGTATCATGTGCGTGGCCTCCGTCGCCCATGCGGGCAAGGCCGTTATCGCGGTCAGCCAGTTTGTTGAACATCCGGCCCTTGACGCCGTGCTTGAAGGATTCAAGGACGAGCTCAAAGAAGGCGGCGTGGACGTTGAGTACAAAATCTACAACGCCCATGGAAACATGAGCGTCGTGTATCAGATCGCCACGCAGATCGTCGGCGACAAGCCAGACATGATCGTGGCCATTGCCACCCCGACCGCCCAGGCCTGTGTCAAACAATACGACAAGGTGCCCGCACTTGCCGGAACACCCATGCTGTTCACCGCCATCACCGATCCCCTGGCCGCAGGACTGGTCTCCAACTACGAGAAGCCGGGCGGCGACATTACCGGAGTGTCCAACCAGATGCCCATGGGCGAACATCTGGACATGATCAGAAAGTTTTTCCCGCAGCTGAAAAAACTCGGCGTCATCTACAACGGCGGCGAAGTGAACTCCATTTCCAGCCTGAAGCGGTTGCGTCCGGCAGCAGCCGAGCGCGGTGTGGAGCTGGTGGAGACGACCGTGACCAACTCGGCGGATGTGCAGCAGGCCGCTGTCAGCCTGGTCGGCAACGTGGACGCCATCTTCATCCCCACAGACAACACCGTTGTTTCGGCCATGGACGTGGTGGTCAAGGTCTGCCGTCGCAGTCAGACCCCGCTGTTCGTTGCGGATACGGACTCCGTGTCACGAGGCGCGATCGCAGCCCTCGGTTTTGATTATTACCTCCACGGCCGCCAGACCGGCGCCATGGCGATCCGTATCCTCAATGGTGAAAAGCCTGCGGATATGCCTGTTGAATTCCAGAAGAAGCTGGCTTTCCACGTCTTCCCCACCGCAGCCGAAAAAATGGGTGTCACCATTCCCGAGGCGCTGATCAAGGAAGCGGACATCATTCACAAATAACCGATTTGTTACGCTCACCAGCAGGGTGCCGTCCTTTTTTGAGGGGCGGCACCTTTTTTTGTGCACAGCGCTCCCCGGCGAGAGATATGGTGAGTAGCTCCGGGGGCTGCTTTATGGTATTTTTGCCTTCCTTTTTCATGAACAAACAGCAGAGAGTGACCATGAGTACATTGACTGAAATGCTTGAAAGAATCAGCGATCTTGAAAAGGAACTGGTGCAGGAGCTGGCTCAGAAGCATGAGAATCTGCTCTATACCATCGAGAAAAAGAAGATACGATTCAGTGCGGAGGTACAGCTCCAGCACGAGTTGCTGGTCACCAAATTTTCCGACTATGTGTACGACTCCGGCCTGTTCATCATTCTAACGATCCCGATCATCTGGCTGGCTCTTGTTCCGGCCTTGTTCCTCGACCTGGTTGTCGTGCTTT containing:
- a CDS encoding ExeA family protein, translated to MGLVLFTGDIGTGKTTLLKYLLTELTDETEVAVVFNTNVGAEELLRLIMIEFEVEGVGTDKSRNLDMLNQYLIGVYQQGRRCLLVIDEGQNLSADALEEVRLLSNLQTDTQPLLQIVLAGQPELRETIQSPGFEQLAQRVAIKYHLTPLSREELGEYIQYRLKMAGSSDGKLFSDAALDLLYEAAGGVPRSTNILCNAALVYGYADSLEQISKSVMQQVIDDNLIMQPGLEPGEFAVEAGHSPVAEGESLGKVDESVLNRVRALEGQVANLTAMVSWQAGQIDGSLAKGHENIIKSLTDLLDKERVRSEEYYGRFLALSYEQKRLKSRIESRSSPCMGKNDLEENALEEKGEVIRKKNLLKAFSNLFFAFCM
- a CDS encoding LutC/YkgG family protein, which codes for MNNAEQTFFTRLRDALGRNSSTRAVREPLFDSREPGELDALLARTNRTRKERLDLLATLKEFAAILNLRIHTASSTDGAGKTIAEIARTTDTEWGGEKRITMHDNPLLHGLNLEGHCKQDGIAVDISAIDPDKDELTEKLRLRHQAEAAYMGITGADWCAADCGAIAVMAGPGRGRATSLVPSVHVAVLTLDQLVADLPELYAQLENRASLPVSFNFISGPSKTADIEAHMVHGAHGPREMHLIVITE
- a CDS encoding tetratricopeptide repeat protein, with product MQYYEQGKIAEAKVEAKNAIKLAPKNAKAFLVLANCAATEQDWGAAFGAYEQAAQLDPDLLDAQLGLGRMFLLSQQYDKVNEIVELVLAKDEENIDAHLLKAGSLLQSEKYEGAQSLLKTILAEHPENTDAVMGLVSVYQRKGATQAAVDILDKALRAMPDSVALQYKAASLAGDMEEYAKAEEHYMKLLDLAEKKDPVRLMIARLYERSGEKVKAESMLRELASSNPENVEFRLGLVGFLVRNKDYDKALAVVEEASEESTDDIRILMARADILIAKKKYDEAVSVLQDVVEEYPDLPMSAKAFVKLAALYLMEENFESALASLEEALVRDSSPEVLFLRAQARLGLNDTEGAIADLRIVRKELPENYAARQLLARAYLAQDKGLMAVEELHDILESNGDYSPSRSLLVKYYARYGQWDLAEEELHRLLEQTPDDPSLLLALGDAKKMQGASAEAKTYYESVLKLPEGHGPALLRLGLVAEAEKEYAKAIAYYEKTLKLHPKSAAAIERKLFALFAWGRMEEVRAFQQQLLDTMPESAALHDMFGRLALSGKNSDLAEQEFRKSSELAPDWSVPYQRLIGMHWADNEIDKVIRECRLALKKNPDLFVEEFLLGLIYQTKGDVIRATKAYESVLKKKPDFLPAANNLAYLYAQTAQDDATLDKALDLAMVAAEKGNPEAMDTLGWVYHLQGNREQSIETLSKAYEKVPDNKVVAYHLAVVLAKWSYTTEARKIVNKALAGGEVFPERKDFEELLKTL
- a CDS encoding sugar transferase gives rise to the protein MYKEQVYVTTSVALLLDGLVIIIGGYGAFYIRYVVGGSSLVMEGSLFISIVLFLMLINCYVFGQLGFYASDFNPPPWCALRKIVFAVAVDFSLLTLGLFFLKSESISRIFLGSYAILVFIGLVFIRALLFFFFRRRSDAYGLRRVLLIGSADRVQALYDAFQRQKSWGHSLVGSLSVGSICEIQGVPYLGVADDLAAITTEKDIDEVVFTVAGGVPFDFPRYLDICKSMGLTCSIVPAMFTPQDGKWGVKVSSIDDIPVLSLYGLSIDAQGLFYKRLLDLIGGAVGFIIFALLYIPIAIAIRAESSGPILFSQVRVGQNNRKFRLYKFRSMYCDAEERKKELMAQNEMNGHMFKMQNDPRVTRVGAFLRKTSLDEFPQFINVVRGEMSLVGTRPPTPDEVAHYTESERRRISMKPGVTGLWQVSGRNQINEFSDVVRLDLDYIDEWRFMRDLKILFKTVWVIFRREGAS
- a CDS encoding Wzz/FepE/Etk N-terminal domain-containing protein, whose protein sequence is METATNEIAIYISVFKRRRWLFAIPAAAALLVASLVIIILPSIYTASATILVEGQEVPQELVQSTVTGYIEERLQSVSQRAFSRKNLLGVIERFGLYKEDRDILTSEEILEKMRENIIVENIQADVVSDTGRSTTATIAFSIAFDGKYPRQVLQTTNALVSLFLEENLRTREEKAHTTYDFLTRQLNQLREEVSATESKVAQFKEKHYRSLPEMMALNLQSLDRVQKDIDARQEMVKTLVDRKVYLEGQLATVDQTAYSYTAEGQRIMTPEEELKSLRSQYLSAKAIHSEKHPDVVKLTGQIALLEAELTARNTARDINAELESWRRKLTSLERQYTGQHPDVIKARSRVASLEKAQAQAEADNHQGMLKLDVDLDQENPAYINLKTQIEATTLEIRNERQMLVELRRKYDEYVGYIEHSPQVEQTYLQLQRDYQNSSQKYQETMQKVLAARQAQELEKEHVSEKFSLVEPPVLPEKPYKPRRAVLFVVAMVLSIGVGIGCILMAELLDSSVHDDGTLSGMIPAPVLGVIPYVQTAKEIRRQRRRKVFLVVASVGGVVMVTLLFHVFVLPIDILFFKIINKVQRIV
- a CDS encoding AAA family ATPase: MSKIAKALKKAQVERPEDVHIGTRNRSRSSMGKAWEGQSYKNMPVQEAPDGHLEKNRLLTDGSAQHIRDAFNVLRAKLFQNTRNKGLNSIMVTSPRRGEGKTIVAINLAMSIARDARHTALLVDTNLRWPGVAKTLGVCRGGEAGLEDYLVGKVEPSELMVNPGIENLVVLPSCQATSESADLISSFKMQQMVREFKRQSSDRYVVFDCPHLLDMPDSLVFSTYVDGVILVVEEGKTSQADIRASVEMLGEAHIIGVILNKHITQ